A region of Pseudomonas sp. Marseille-Q3773 DNA encodes the following proteins:
- a CDS encoding acyltransferase: MFADVMSGRGRDNNFLVIRLLAATAVVVGHSYALSYRECASCSDPALWLGLPVPVHSLGVEVFFMLSGLLITASGVSNSPRNFYLARALRIFPGLLVCLLLMAFVLGPLATSLPLADYLSQRQVYRYVYSPLLVLKDAQFVLPGVSFTPRTYGISVNGSLWTIPLETRMYLVLGLLVLVARACRWPMAGLTLVALLFALGLHTLHPAYAEYPFKLVVCFLAGSAFYSCRALIPYGWWLLLACAGLLLLSKDGRFEVFACAVLTLYGTLYFAYCPQLRLPSWVQDYSYGIYLYAFPIQQVLAEAMPWAGPYWLMLAAVPASWLAGYVSWELVEKPALAMRKRFSKASPQQQLA, encoded by the coding sequence ATGTTCGCCGACGTTATGAGCGGGCGCGGTCGCGACAACAATTTCCTGGTCATTCGGCTGCTGGCGGCGACCGCTGTGGTGGTCGGCCACTCTTACGCATTGTCTTATCGGGAATGTGCCAGTTGTAGCGACCCAGCGTTATGGCTCGGCCTGCCAGTACCTGTCCACAGTCTGGGTGTGGAAGTGTTCTTCATGCTCAGCGGCTTGCTGATTACCGCCAGCGGCGTGAGCAACAGCCCGCGAAATTTCTACCTGGCACGGGCGCTGCGAATCTTTCCCGGTTTGCTGGTGTGCCTGTTGTTGATGGCCTTCGTATTGGGGCCTTTGGCGACCTCGCTGCCGCTGGCCGACTATCTTTCCCAGCGCCAGGTCTACCGGTACGTCTACAGCCCCTTGCTGGTACTCAAGGATGCCCAGTTCGTGCTGCCCGGGGTGAGTTTTACTCCGCGAACGTACGGGATTTCGGTCAATGGCAGCTTGTGGACCATACCGCTGGAAACGCGCATGTACCTGGTGCTGGGGCTATTGGTGCTGGTGGCCAGAGCTTGCCGATGGCCGATGGCGGGGCTGACACTTGTGGCGCTGCTGTTTGCGCTGGGGCTGCATACCCTGCATCCGGCTTATGCGGAGTACCCGTTCAAGCTGGTGGTGTGTTTCCTGGCTGGCTCGGCGTTCTATTCGTGCCGGGCGCTGATCCCGTACGGGTGGTGGTTGCTGCTCGCTTGTGCTGGGTTGTTGCTACTGAGCAAGGATGGGCGTTTCGAGGTGTTTGCCTGCGCCGTGCTGACGCTCTACGGCACGTTGTACTTCGCTTACTGCCCGCAGCTGAGGTTGCCGTCGTGGGTGCAGGATTATTCGTACGGCATTTACTTGTACGCCTTTCCGATCCAGCAGGTATTGGCAGAGGCGATGCCATGGGCGGGGCCTTACTGGCTGATGCTGGCTGCGGTGCCGGCGTCCTGGTTGGCAGGGTATGTGTCGTGGGAGCTGGTGGAAAAGCCAGCCCTGGCG